The sequence TTCGCCGACTTCCGCCCCAAGCTGCCCGCGGGCTACGAGAGCAGCGAGTTCCTGTTGCTGGGCAACATCCACCCCGCCCTGCAGCTGGAAGTGCTGGACGCGGCCAAGCAGGCGAAGTTCGTGGCAGCCGACACCATGAACTTCTGGATCGATGGCGAGCGACCGCTCCTGGAGAAGCTGCTGTCGCGCATCGACACCTTGGTGATCAACGACGAAGAATTGCGACAGTTGGGGCAAGAGCACAACGTGTGCCGGGCCGCGAAGCGCGTTCAAGCGATGGGGCCGAAGCGCCTAGTGGTCAAGCGCGGCGAGTACGGCGCGATGCTGTTCGACGAGCACGGCATCTTCTTCGCGCCCGCCTACCCTCTGGAAGACGAGGTCGACCCCACTGGCGCCGGGGACACCTTCGCGGGCGCACTACTCGGCTATCTCGCGCGCGAGCAGGTCCTGGATCAAGGCACCTTGCGCCGCTCGCTGTTGATGGCGGCTACCGTGGCTTCCTTCTGCGTGGAGGGCGTCGGAACGACGCGCATCGGCGAGATCAGCCGTGACGACGTCGCCCATCGACTGGAAGCGCTGCGCACTCTCGTGCACTTCGGGCAGTGAGGCGTCCATGAAGCGTCTTCTCGGGGGATTCGGCTTGCTGCTTGGTGCGACGGCGTTCGCGTGTTCGAGCAGCGATGATGGCGGCGGCGGCGGCAGCGGTGGCGGAACGAGTGCCGGGTGCAAGCCCAGCGCGAATGCCTGCTACGTGGACGGCGCCACGGGGCCCGGGAACGAGTGCCTGGCCCGCGCCGATTACTCGGGCAAGGATCTCGTCGGTCTACGCGTGACGTCCCACCAGGTAAAGAGCCCGACGACCTTGGCGGCGCCGTTCATGCAAGACGCCATCATCACGCAGAAGAGCGCGCTGTTCGAGCCGACCTGCAACCAATTGGGTAGCGGCCAGTTCAACTTGCTCGTGCAACTCGATCGCGCCGCAGCCGAACTCACCCTCTCGGGAGGCGTACCTCAGGCGTTGATTGGGGATCCGGGCAAGGCATGCTTTGCTCAGCTCACGGATCCGAAGAGCGGCCTGACCGTCGAGCCGGTGACGGCAACGGCGACGGTTGGCGCAGACGGAAAGTTCGACGCGACCCTGCCGCTCTTCGTCATGCCGATCTACCTCGAAGATCAAGCGGACCTCGCCAGCACGGTGCTCATGCCGCTCCACGAAACCCGGGTGACCGGAACG is a genomic window of Polyangiaceae bacterium containing:
- a CDS encoding PfkB family carbohydrate kinase, which codes for MNPKPDPKPVLIVGSMAFDDLELPSGKFDDVVGGSATYASMATSLFAPARVVAVVGDDFPDATLSKLSTRGVDVTGVERAAGKTFRWAGRYAQNLSSRTTLDTQLNVFADFRPKLPAGYESSEFLLLGNIHPALQLEVLDAAKQAKFVAADTMNFWIDGERPLLEKLLSRIDTLVINDEELRQLGQEHNVCRAAKRVQAMGPKRLVVKRGEYGAMLFDEHGIFFAPAYPLEDEVDPTGAGDTFAGALLGYLAREQVLDQGTLRRSLLMAATVASFCVEGVGTTRIGEISRDDVAHRLEALRTLVHFGQ